A section of the Meles meles chromosome 8, mMelMel3.1 paternal haplotype, whole genome shotgun sequence genome encodes:
- the LOC123949222 gene encoding olfactory receptor 5D18 encodes MLLSERNKSGATFTLLGFSDYPELQVPLFLIFLTIYSITVVGNIGMIVIIKINPKLHTPMYFFLSHLSFVDFCYSSIIAPKALENLTVEDRTISFPECVVQFFFFCTFVVTESFLLAVMAYDRFVAICNPLLYTVAMTGKLCAMLVVGSYTWGVVCSLILTCSAIKLSFQGFNTINHFFCEFSAFLSVSCSDTYINQLLLFIFATFNEVSTLLIILLSYVFIIVTILKMRSASGRRKAFSTCASHLTAITIFHGTILFLYCVPNSKNSRHTVKVASVFYTVVIPMLNPLIYSLRNKDVKGTVSKLMGTKVFSF; translated from the coding sequence ATGTTACtgtcagagagaaataaaagtggGGCTACATTCACCCTCCTGGGCTTCTCAGATTATCCAGAGCTGCAAGTCCCCCTCTTCTTGATTTTTCTGACCATCTATAGCATCACTGTTGTAGGGAATATTGGGATGATAGTTATAATCAAGATTAACCCCAAActgcacacccccatgtacttctttctCAGCCACCTCTCATTTGTGGATTTCTGCTACTCCTCCATCATTGCGCCCAAGGCCCTGGAAAACCTGACTGTAGAAGACAGAACCATTTCATTTCCAGAATGTGTAgtacaattctttttcttttgtaccTTTGTGGTAACTGAATCTTTTTTATTAGCTGTGATGGCCTATGATCGCTTTGTGGCCATTTGCAACCCTCTGCTCTACACAGTTGCCATGACTGGGAAACTCTGTGCCATGCTGGTGGTCGGATCATACACATGGGGAGTAGTGTGTTCCTTGATACTCACATGCTCTGCTATCAAATTATCTTTTCAGGGTTTCAACACAATCAATCACTTCTTCTGTGAGTTCTCTGCATTTCTCTCCGTGTCTTGCTCTGATACTTATATCAACCAGCTGCTGCTTTTCATTTTTGCCACCTTCAATGAGGTCAGCACACTGCTCATCATTCTCTTGTCTTACGTATTCATCATTGTCACCATTCTCAAGATGCGTTCGGCCAGTGGTCGCCGCaaagccttctccacctgtgCCTCCCACCTGACTGCCATCACCATCTTCCACGGGACCATCCTCTTCCTCTACTGTGTGCCCAACTCCAAGAATTCCAGACACACAGTCAAAGTGGCATCGGTGTTTTACACCGTGGTGATCCCCATGTTGAATCCCCTGATCTACAGTCTGAGAAATAAGGATGTCAAGGGTACAGTCAGCAAGTTAATGGGCACtaaagtcttttctttttga
- the LOC123949409 gene encoding olfactory receptor 5L1-like produces the protein MEKENCTNVTEFILLGFTDAPELKVFLFLLFLLIYGITVLGNLDMIAVIQVSSHLHTPMYFFLSHLSFVDFCYSTIIVPKMLSNILHRDKAISFLGCMVQFYLFCTCVVTEVFLLAVMAYDRFVAICNPLLYMVTMSWDLCMELVSFCYLCGMLCSLIHLCLALEIPSYRSNVINHFFCDLPPLLSLACSDVSVHELLLYILATFNEITTIVIILTSYSLILITILRMRSAEGRHKAFSTCASHLTAILVFHGTILFIYCRPSSGNSVDTDKVATVFYTIVIPMLNPLIYSLRNKDVKEAVKKVLSSKMFS, from the coding sequence ATGGAGAAGGAAAACTGCACCAATGTGACTGAGTTCATCCTTCTTGGATTCACAGATGCCCCTGAGCTGAAagtcttcctcttcctgctaTTCCTTCTCATCTATGGAATCACAGTTTTGGGAAATCTAGACATGATTGCAGTGATTCAGGTCAGCTCTCACCTTCAcactcccatgtactttttcctcagcCACTTGTCCTTTGTGGATTTTTGCTACTCCACGATCATCGTGCCAAAGATGCTGTCCAATATCTTACACAGGGACAAAGCCATCTCCTTCCTGGGATGCATGGTGCAATTCTACTTGTTTTGCACATGTGTGGTAACTGAGGTCTTCCTGCTGgctgtgatggcctatgaccgctttgtggccatctgcaacccaCTGCTGTACATGGTCACCATGTCCTGGGATCTCTGTATGGAGCTGGTGTCTTTCTGCTACCTCTGTGGGATGCTGTGTTCTCTGATCCACTTGTGTTTAGCTCTTGAGATCCCATCCTATAGATCAAATGTGATTAACCACTTCTTTTGTGATCTACCCCCTCTCTTATCGCTTGCTTGCTCTGATGTCTCTGTCCATGAACTGCTGCTGTACATCCTGGCCACCTTCAATGAGATCACCACCATCGTGATCATCCTCACCTCCTACTCACTGATTCTCATCACCATCCTGAGGATGCGCTCTGCAGAAGGAAGGCACAAAGCCTTTTCCACCTGTGCCTCCCACCTCACAGCCATCCTTGTCTTCCATGGaactattcttttcatttattgccGGCCCAGTTCTGGCAACAGTGTGGATACTGACAAGGTGGCCACGGTGTTCTACACCATAGTGATTCCCATGCTGAACCCCCTCATCTACAGCTTGAGGAACAAGGATGTGAAAGAAGCTGTCAAGAAAGTGTTGAGCTCCAAAATGTTTTCctag